A region from the Benincasa hispida cultivar B227 chromosome 12, ASM972705v1, whole genome shotgun sequence genome encodes:
- the LOC120067744 gene encoding calcium-binding protein KIC: MDQNNDTSSGVDEAYEDLFPVMAQKLDVEMFVAELCSGFRLLSDTAKGLITAESLRRNSALLGMEGMNEHEAESMVREGDLDGDGALNEMEFCILMVRLSPGMMEDAEAWLQKAIDEELSKS, from the coding sequence ATGGATCAAAATAATGATACCTCAAGTGGAGTAGATGAAGCGTATGAAGACTTGTTTCCGGTGATGGCGCAGAAGCTCGACGTGGAGATGTTTGTGGCCGAGCTTTGCAGCGGTTTTCGGCTGCTCTCCGACACggcaaaagggttgataacggCGGAGAGTTTACGGCGAAACTCGGCGCTGTTGGGAATGGAAGGGATGAACGAGCACGAAGCGGAGTCGATGGTGAGGGAAGGAGATCTTGATGGTGATGGAGCTCTcaatgaaatggaattttgtattttgatggTGAGACTTAGTCCAGGAATGATGGAGGATGCTGAGGCTTGGCTTCAGAAGGCAATTGATGAAGAGCTAAGTAAATCTTAG